A DNA window from Flavisolibacter ginsenosidimutans contains the following coding sequences:
- a CDS encoding carbohydrate-binding family 9-like protein gives MMKEFTTNQKQLRVGFQRVINESDDLNAIANILRNAEKHPLSFAPWPGYTASADVAFSIAYGDKNLYLQYVVKESIVRAATGKINGPVYEDSCVEFFIRFDNDKAYYNFEFNCIGTVLAGFGPDRNNRELLSEHVLQNLRCHTVLQKENGAINWTLTVVLPFEAFAFHSLSSLHGKQGGANFYKCGDALPQPHYLAWSNIESESPNFHLPEFFGTLLFE, from the coding sequence ATGATGAAGGAGTTCACAACGAATCAGAAACAATTGCGAGTCGGTTTTCAGCGAGTGATTAATGAAAGCGACGACCTGAATGCAATCGCAAATATTTTGCGCAATGCGGAAAAACACCCGTTGTCGTTTGCACCCTGGCCGGGCTACACAGCCAGCGCTGACGTAGCGTTTTCGATTGCCTACGGCGACAAAAATCTCTACCTGCAATATGTGGTAAAAGAAAGCATCGTTAGGGCAGCAACGGGAAAAATTAACGGCCCGGTGTACGAAGACAGTTGCGTGGAATTTTTTATTCGCTTCGATAACGACAAAGCTTATTACAATTTTGAATTCAACTGCATCGGCACTGTGCTGGCAGGTTTCGGACCCGATAGAAACAACCGCGAATTGCTGTCGGAGCACGTCCTGCAAAACTTGCGTTGCCACACGGTTCTTCAAAAAGAGAATGGTGCCATTAATTGGACGTTGACGGTTGTTCTTCCCTTTGAAGCCTTCGCCTTTCATTCTTTATCGTCGCTGCATGGAAAACAGGGCGGCGCCAATTTTTACAAATGCGGCGATGCGCTTCCGCAACCGCATTACCTTGCCTGGTCAAATATTGAAAGCGAAAGCCCAAACTTTCATTTGCCGGAATTTTTCGGAACCTTGCTGTTTGAATGA
- a CDS encoding formylglycine-generating enzyme family protein: MNRIFFGLSYGLAIFFSSCQSAQVKPAQSTDSSAHSCMRVPSRFGSNDSAMQNVSASNDTSHSGMVLIPAGTFEMGGDNNQASPDEYPKHTVTVSSFYMDATEVTNAQFKKFVDATGYITTAERKPDWDELKKTLPPGTPKPPDSVLQAASLVFHQSSGPVDLNDYSQWWRWTKGADWKHPEGPQSNVKGKENLPVVQVSWDDATAYCKWAGKRLPTEAEWEFAARGGLTNNIYPWGNEHVNSGKPKANSWEGKFPYFNEKKDGYVTAAPVKSFSPNGYGLYDMAGNVWEWCSDWYDYNYYKSLAGKTTVNPKGPEKSYDPDEPQAQKRSLRGGSFLCNDAYCSGYRVARRMKSTPDTGLEHTGFRCVKDVKKK, encoded by the coding sequence ATGAATCGGATTTTCTTTGGTTTATCGTACGGCCTCGCCATCTTTTTTTCTTCCTGCCAATCGGCGCAGGTAAAACCGGCGCAATCAACCGATTCGTCCGCTCATTCCTGTATGCGGGTGCCTTCCCGCTTTGGCAGCAATGATAGTGCGATGCAAAACGTTTCGGCTTCCAATGACACCTCGCATAGCGGAATGGTACTCATTCCCGCCGGAACCTTTGAAATGGGCGGTGACAATAACCAGGCTTCCCCGGATGAATATCCCAAACATACCGTTACCGTCTCCTCTTTTTATATGGATGCGACTGAAGTCACTAATGCGCAGTTTAAAAAGTTTGTAGACGCCACCGGCTATATCACTACTGCCGAACGCAAACCCGATTGGGACGAATTAAAAAAAACACTTCCGCCCGGCACACCGAAACCACCCGATAGTGTTTTGCAGGCGGCCTCGCTTGTTTTTCATCAAAGCAGCGGACCGGTTGATTTGAATGATTATTCGCAGTGGTGGCGCTGGACAAAAGGCGCGGATTGGAAGCATCCGGAAGGGCCGCAAAGCAACGTCAAGGGCAAAGAAAATTTACCCGTTGTACAGGTAAGCTGGGACGATGCAACAGCCTATTGCAAATGGGCGGGCAAACGCTTGCCGACCGAGGCCGAATGGGAGTTTGCCGCAAGAGGCGGATTAACAAACAATATATATCCCTGGGGAAACGAACACGTGAATTCAGGAAAACCAAAGGCAAATAGCTGGGAAGGAAAGTTTCCCTATTTCAACGAAAAGAAAGACGGCTATGTAACGGCTGCGCCGGTGAAAAGCTTTTCTCCCAATGGTTATGGGCTGTATGACATGGCGGGCAACGTGTGGGAGTGGTGTAGTGATTGGTACGATTACAATTACTATAAATCATTGGCAGGTAAAACGACCGTCAACCCGAAAGGGCCTGAAAAAAGCTACGACCCCGATGAGCCGCAGGCGCAAAAACGTTCGCTCCGCGGTGGCTCTTTTCTTTGCAACGACGCGTATTGCAGCGGCTACCGTGTGGCACGACGCATGAAAAGCACACCCGACACGGGTTTAGAACATACCGGATTCCGTTGCGTAAAGGACGTAAAGAAGAAATGA
- a CDS encoding LacI family DNA-binding transcriptional regulator, translating to MDNKLPTIKEIAKRLNVSVSTVSRALSDHPRIGLRTKTQVQQLAKELGYEPNAKAISFKQQKSFVVGVVLPFIREEFFSQAISGIEAAAMESNYTILFGQSYDDVEREKSVVNAMRKQRVDGLLISLSKETNQYEHLRQLEKYNIPVVYFDRVPPFEKANKVFCNLYKGTVEMINWLLSRGYKRIALINGPDKLSASKERLNGYIEGHSRRKLKVDMQLVEKTDLSKEGTYAAMKSLLSQKNRPQAIITFNEYVHMDAVQYAAQQNILVNKEIVFASYANLPITNYTAHPPLVSVEQYPYGQGEKAMEIMIRLLNGKATDAHENEAVHKEEIPATLVLHQAAVY from the coding sequence ATGGACAACAAACTGCCGACGATTAAAGAAATTGCGAAGCGACTGAACGTTTCGGTATCCACCGTCTCGCGGGCCTTAAGCGATCATCCGCGGATTGGTCTGCGCACCAAAACGCAAGTACAGCAATTGGCCAAAGAACTCGGATACGAACCCAATGCAAAGGCCATTTCTTTTAAGCAGCAAAAGTCTTTTGTCGTGGGCGTTGTGCTGCCTTTCATTCGGGAAGAGTTTTTCTCGCAGGCCATCAGCGGCATCGAAGCAGCTGCCATGGAATCCAATTACACCATTCTGTTCGGGCAGAGTTACGACGACGTGGAGCGGGAAAAGTCCGTAGTGAATGCCATGCGCAAACAACGCGTTGACGGCTTGCTAATCTCTCTCTCAAAAGAAACCAATCAATACGAGCACCTGCGGCAGTTGGAGAAATACAACATTCCCGTCGTTTACTTCGACCGCGTGCCGCCGTTTGAAAAAGCCAATAAAGTCTTTTGCAATTTGTATAAAGGAACGGTAGAAATGATCAACTGGCTGCTCAGCCGCGGTTACAAGCGCATAGCTCTGATAAACGGTCCCGATAAACTAAGCGCCAGCAAAGAACGGCTGAATGGCTACATCGAAGGGCATTCGCGAAGAAAGTTGAAAGTGGACATGCAACTGGTGGAGAAAACAGACTTGTCGAAAGAAGGAACGTATGCCGCTATGAAAAGTTTGCTCTCGCAAAAAAACCGGCCACAGGCCATCATTACGTTTAACGAATACGTGCACATGGACGCGGTACAATACGCCGCGCAGCAAAATATCCTGGTCAACAAAGAGATTGTTTTTGCCAGTTACGCCAACCTTCCCATCACCAATTACACGGCGCATCCGCCATTGGTTTCCGTTGAGCAATATCCTTACGGTCAGGGCGAAAAAGCCATGGAGATCATGATCCGGTTGTTGAACGGAAAAGCTACCGATGCGCACGAAAACGAGGCCGTGCACAAAGAAGAAATTCCGGCCACTCTTGTGCTGCACCAGGCGGCCGTATATTGA
- a CDS encoding Gfo/Idh/MocA family protein, whose product MNRKEFIKNTGLTAAGLAVLPSANLFARTEADAKVKIAVIGTGARGSGHVDLLLRRDDVDLVAICEVEERALNGTKELITKSGKKMPKVYTGDVDAWKKMLEKEKLDGVVIATPWEWHKPMVMGALEAGLKYVATEVILGITLQDHWDVVKAAERYNANVMMLENVCYRRDVMAVLNMVRQGLFGELIHLQGGYQHDLREVKFNDGVHTYGHGVEFGEKGYSEAHWRTNHSVHRNGDLYPTHGIGPVAHYINVNRGNRFLSLCSFSTKSRGLHNHIVKVGGENHPNAKVRFALGDIVTTQLNCANGETILLQHDTNLPRPYSLGFRVQGTEGLWMDVNKSIYIQEKSAKNDQWDNAQTWFDKYDHPLWQRWSKETAGAGHGGMDFFVIHSFVESIKRKQPTPMDVYDAAAWSVITPLSEQSIELGHQTVEFPDFTSGQWMYRKPVFALNDEY is encoded by the coding sequence ATGAACAGAAAAGAATTTATCAAAAACACGGGACTGACCGCCGCAGGTCTTGCTGTGTTGCCTTCGGCAAACTTGTTTGCCAGAACCGAGGCCGATGCCAAAGTGAAGATTGCTGTCATTGGCACAGGGGCACGCGGCAGCGGTCACGTCGATCTTCTTTTACGACGGGACGACGTGGACCTTGTGGCCATTTGCGAGGTAGAAGAGCGGGCACTCAACGGCACCAAAGAACTCATTACAAAGAGCGGCAAAAAGATGCCGAAGGTTTATACCGGCGACGTGGATGCCTGGAAGAAGATGCTGGAAAAGGAAAAGCTCGACGGCGTTGTAATAGCCACGCCGTGGGAGTGGCACAAGCCGATGGTGATGGGTGCGCTGGAAGCCGGTTTGAAATACGTGGCTACCGAGGTAATTCTCGGCATTACGTTGCAGGATCATTGGGACGTGGTGAAAGCTGCCGAGAGGTACAACGCCAATGTGATGATGTTGGAAAACGTTTGCTATCGCAGAGACGTGATGGCGGTGCTCAACATGGTGCGGCAAGGTTTGTTCGGCGAACTCATTCATCTGCAGGGAGGCTACCAGCACGACTTGCGCGAAGTGAAGTTTAACGACGGCGTGCACACCTACGGCCACGGCGTGGAGTTTGGCGAGAAGGGTTATTCCGAAGCGCACTGGCGCACCAATCATTCGGTGCATCGCAACGGCGACCTGTACCCAACGCACGGCATCGGGCCCGTTGCGCATTACATCAACGTTAACCGCGGCAACCGTTTTCTTTCGCTTTGCTCCTTCTCTACAAAGTCAAGAGGCCTGCACAATCACATTGTAAAAGTCGGCGGCGAAAATCATCCCAACGCCAAGGTGCGTTTTGCCCTGGGCGATATTGTGACCACGCAGCTTAACTGTGCCAACGGCGAAACCATTTTATTGCAGCACGACACCAATCTTCCGCGGCCTTATTCGCTCGGCTTTCGGGTACAGGGTACGGAAGGTTTGTGGATGGATGTAAACAAAAGCATTTACATACAGGAAAAATCGGCGAAGAACGATCAGTGGGACAATGCGCAAACCTGGTTTGACAAATACGATCATCCCTTGTGGCAACGTTGGAGCAAGGAAACTGCCGGCGCGGGACACGGCGGCATGGACTTTTTTGTGATTCATTCCTTCGTGGAAAGCATCAAACGCAAACAGCCTACGCCCATGGATGTTTACGATGCGGCTGCGTGGAGCGTTATTACACCGTTGAGCGAGCAGTCCATTGAGTTAGGGCACCAGACCGTAGAATTTCCTGATTTTACCTCGGGACAATGGATGTACCGCAAGCCTGTGTTTGCCCTTAACGATGAATATTAA
- a CDS encoding phosphotransferase enzyme family protein, giving the protein MVEKILAAYGLTPDTVEPLGNGLINRTWKVTAGNEQYVLQRVNQNVFQQPQHIATNLEEIGNYLAKHHPAYLFTRSIAAATGEELLCVDGAYYRLFPFVSGSHSKDVAGSPQQAFEAARQFGKFTRLLSGFDVGKLHITLPHFHDLRLRYGQFLASLQKGNRQRISESASLINALKSHADIVTVYDNILLNPSFKLRVTHHDTKISNVLFDEKDKGLCVIDLDTVMPGYFISDVGDMMRTYLSPVSEEESDFEKIDVREEVYKAVVEGYYAEMKDELTNEEKQGFFYAGTFMIYMQALRFLTDHLNNDVYYGAAYEGHNYIRAKNQLTLLERLLAKQEVLNKSISHLAGDVPVQSF; this is encoded by the coding sequence ATGGTTGAAAAAATTTTAGCAGCGTATGGTTTAACGCCAGATACCGTCGAGCCGCTTGGCAACGGGCTGATTAACCGTACCTGGAAAGTAACGGCAGGCAATGAACAATACGTTTTGCAACGGGTGAACCAAAACGTTTTTCAGCAGCCGCAGCACATTGCCACCAACCTTGAAGAAATCGGAAACTACCTGGCGAAACATCATCCCGCTTACCTTTTTACAAGGTCCATTGCCGCCGCCACCGGCGAAGAGCTGCTTTGCGTAGACGGCGCTTACTACCGCCTCTTTCCTTTTGTTAGCGGTTCGCACTCAAAGGACGTTGCCGGCAGTCCCCAGCAGGCCTTCGAAGCTGCCCGGCAGTTTGGAAAGTTCACGCGGCTGCTTTCTGGCTTCGACGTGGGCAAGCTGCACATCACCCTTCCGCATTTTCACGACCTGCGCTTGCGCTACGGCCAGTTTTTGGCTTCGCTTCAAAAAGGCAACCGGCAACGGATCTCAGAATCGGCGTCACTCATCAACGCTTTGAAAAGCCACGCGGACATTGTAACGGTGTACGACAACATACTACTCAATCCCTCTTTCAAACTGCGGGTCACGCACCACGACACCAAGATCAGCAACGTCTTGTTCGACGAAAAGGACAAAGGCCTTTGCGTGATTGACCTGGACACGGTGATGCCGGGTTATTTCATTTCCGACGTGGGCGACATGATGCGCACTTACCTTTCGCCGGTGAGTGAAGAAGAAAGTGATTTTGAAAAAATTGACGTACGCGAAGAGGTTTACAAAGCCGTGGTGGAAGGTTATTACGCCGAGATGAAAGACGAACTGACAAACGAAGAGAAGCAAGGCTTTTTTTACGCCGGCACTTTTATGATTTACATGCAGGCGCTGCGCTTTCTGACCGATCACCTGAACAACGACGTGTATTACGGTGCGGCCTACGAAGGACATAATTATATCCGGGCAAAAAACCAGTTGACGCTCCTTGAGCGGCTGTTAGCAAAGCAGGAAGTGTTGAACAAAAGCATTTCTCATCTTGCCGGCGATGTACCCGTTCAATCTTTCTAA